The following coding sequences are from one Hymenobacter sp. DG25A window:
- a CDS encoding manganese catalase family protein, whose amino-acid sequence MKLVVMYHHVKKLMYTVRVGTPDPRFGNMLLEQFGGANGELAAAMQYTIQGLNCDDPGRKDLLMDIGTEELSHLEIIGSLARLHLKPTKEARELAEADPLVAIAGGGGVNLFNSQGNPWTADYLKITGELDVDLRSNIAAEARAKIVYERLINFCDDAGTKDALQFLMTREITHMKSFMLALDSMGKDPLEVGLLAPTPGVVDKYFNASTGPGQNGDRDVRGPWNEDAYFNFVESPMKPVKMEDQVTQKEIEREIHRTVR is encoded by the coding sequence TTGAAACTGGTAGTTATGTATCATCACGTGAAGAAGCTAATGTATACGGTGCGGGTAGGCACCCCCGATCCACGGTTCGGCAATATGCTGCTGGAGCAGTTTGGCGGTGCCAATGGTGAGCTGGCCGCGGCCATGCAATACACCATTCAGGGGCTGAACTGCGACGACCCCGGCCGCAAGGATCTGCTGATGGATATTGGAACCGAGGAGTTAAGCCACCTGGAAATTATTGGTAGCCTGGCCCGCCTGCACCTCAAGCCCACCAAAGAGGCCCGGGAGCTGGCCGAAGCCGATCCGCTGGTGGCTATTGCCGGCGGAGGCGGCGTTAACCTCTTCAACTCCCAGGGCAACCCCTGGACGGCCGACTACCTGAAGATTACCGGCGAGCTGGACGTGGACCTGCGCAGCAACATTGCCGCCGAGGCCCGCGCTAAAATAGTGTATGAGCGCCTGATTAATTTCTGCGACGACGCCGGCACCAAAGATGCCCTACAGTTCCTGATGACCCGCGAAATCACCCACATGAAATCCTTCATGCTGGCCCTGGATAGCATGGGCAAAGACCCATTGGAAGTGGGCCTGCTGGCCCCCACGCCCGGCGTGGTAGACAAGTACTTTAATGCCTCCACCGGCCCCGGCCAGAACGGCGACCGGGACGTGCGCGGCCCCTGGAATGAGGATGCTTACTTCAACTTTGTGGAGTCGCCGATGAAGCCTGTCAAAATGGAGGATCAGGTAACCCAGAAAGAAATTGAGCGTGAAATTCACCGGACCGTCCGGTAG
- a CDS encoding aldo/keto reductase, with product MQQRELGRSGLHIAPLVLGGNVFGWTADEATSFQILDAFVAGGGNAIDTADGYSVWVPGHVGGESETVIGKWLKQRGRRDDVVIATKVGWEVNTENKGLAKNYILRAVEGSLKRLQTDYIDLYQSHKDDPTVPVEETLEAYAQLVKEGKVRAIGASNFSAERLRESLAASEAHGFPRYQSLQPLYNLYDRAEFEKELLPLCRQENIGVIPYYGLASGFLTGKYRSAADLQKSPRGGGVGQKYLNERGLRILKGLDAVAARQQATPAQVALAWIMAQPGLTAPIASATSVAQLHELLPALQLQLSAEDVATLDKASA from the coding sequence ATGCAACAACGTGAACTGGGCCGCTCAGGCTTGCATATAGCCCCACTGGTTTTGGGCGGCAATGTTTTCGGCTGGACGGCCGATGAAGCCACTTCCTTCCAGATTCTGGATGCTTTTGTTGCCGGGGGCGGCAATGCCATTGACACCGCCGATGGCTACTCTGTGTGGGTACCCGGCCACGTAGGCGGCGAGTCGGAAACCGTGATTGGCAAGTGGCTGAAGCAACGCGGCCGCCGCGACGATGTTGTGATTGCCACCAAAGTGGGCTGGGAAGTGAATACCGAAAACAAAGGCCTCGCCAAAAACTACATTCTGCGCGCCGTAGAAGGCTCCCTCAAGCGCCTGCAAACCGACTATATCGACCTGTACCAATCGCACAAGGACGACCCCACCGTGCCGGTGGAGGAAACCCTGGAAGCCTATGCCCAGCTGGTGAAAGAAGGCAAGGTGCGGGCCATTGGGGCTTCCAATTTCTCGGCTGAGCGGCTGCGCGAGTCGCTGGCGGCCAGTGAGGCGCACGGCTTTCCGCGCTACCAGAGCCTGCAGCCGCTGTATAATCTCTATGACCGCGCCGAGTTTGAAAAGGAGCTGCTGCCGCTGTGCCGGCAGGAGAACATCGGCGTAATTCCCTACTACGGGCTGGCTTCCGGCTTCCTCACGGGAAAATACCGCTCAGCCGCCGACCTGCAGAAAAGCCCCCGCGGGGGCGGCGTGGGCCAGAAATACTTGAATGAAAGAGGTCTGCGCATTCTGAAAGGGCTGGATGCCGTGGCCGCCCGCCAGCAGGCTACACCCGCCCAAGTAGCCCTGGCCTGGATTATGGCCCAGCCCGGCCTTACCGCTCCCATTGCCAGCGCCACCAGCGTGGCGCAGCTGCATGAGCTGCTGCCCGCGTTGCAACTGCAGCTCTCCGCTGAGGATGTAGCAACGCTGGATAAAGCCAGCGCTTAA
- a CDS encoding alpha-amylase family glycosyl hydrolase, whose amino-acid sequence MSESAAHPDAHRFQVRHPEWAAHATIYEVNLRQYTPEGTFRAFEEHLPRLAAMGVSIVWLMPIHPIGEVGRKGTLGSQYAVRDYFGVNPEFGTLDDLRHLVQTAHSLGLYVLLDWVANHTSWDNLLVEEHPDWYQRNAAGQLLPPVPDWTDVVALNYKSRELRRYMTDALLYWVREADIDGYRCDVAGLVPTDFWDEARLELDEVKPLFMLAEWDELYPSGGLSWEDFNSDTKLLENAFNMTFGLRLHYLLDHIAEDKQALSDIDIYLAAERAKYPPSVYLMHFTSNHDVNTWDGTEYERLGPLALAFAVLTVLVPGMPLVYSGQEAALNKRLAFFDKDHIDWRDFPLQDFYTRLLQLKRRHPALRNGDTTSQFQHLESAPEVYAFIRQKGPAAVLTVINRAAADRAVALPTAAEGTWTDIFRDERVLLQPNEKLTVPAHGWRVLARE is encoded by the coding sequence GTGTCTGAATCTGCTGCCCACCCCGATGCCCACCGCTTTCAGGTTCGTCACCCGGAATGGGCGGCCCATGCCACCATTTACGAGGTAAACCTGCGCCAATACACCCCGGAAGGTACTTTCCGGGCGTTTGAGGAGCATCTGCCGCGCCTGGCCGCTATGGGCGTCAGTATTGTGTGGCTGATGCCTATTCACCCCATTGGCGAGGTGGGCCGTAAAGGCACGCTGGGTAGCCAGTATGCCGTGCGCGACTATTTTGGGGTGAACCCGGAGTTTGGAACGCTGGACGACTTGCGCCACCTCGTGCAAACGGCCCACAGCCTGGGCCTGTATGTGCTGCTGGATTGGGTGGCCAACCACACCAGCTGGGATAACCTGCTGGTGGAGGAGCACCCTGACTGGTACCAGCGCAATGCCGCCGGCCAGCTCCTGCCGCCCGTGCCCGACTGGACCGATGTGGTGGCGCTGAATTATAAAAGCCGGGAGCTGCGCCGCTACATGACCGATGCCCTACTGTACTGGGTGCGCGAGGCGGATATTGATGGCTACCGCTGCGACGTGGCCGGCCTGGTGCCCACCGACTTCTGGGACGAAGCCCGCCTGGAGCTGGACGAGGTGAAGCCGCTGTTTATGCTGGCCGAGTGGGACGAACTGTACCCCTCCGGCGGCCTGAGCTGGGAAGACTTCAACAGCGACACCAAGCTGCTGGAAAATGCCTTCAACATGACCTTCGGCCTGCGCCTGCACTACCTGCTGGACCACATTGCCGAAGACAAGCAGGCCCTCAGCGACATTGATATTTACCTGGCCGCCGAGCGGGCCAAATACCCACCCTCGGTGTACCTGATGCACTTCACCAGCAACCATGACGTGAATACCTGGGACGGCACCGAGTATGAGCGGCTGGGCCCATTGGCACTGGCCTTTGCCGTGCTCACGGTGCTGGTGCCCGGCATGCCGCTGGTATACTCCGGCCAGGAAGCCGCCCTGAACAAGCGCCTGGCCTTCTTCGATAAAGACCACATCGACTGGCGGGATTTCCCGCTGCAGGATTTCTACACCCGCCTGCTCCAGCTCAAGCGCCGCCACCCCGCCCTGCGCAACGGCGACACGACCAGCCAGTTTCAGCACCTGGAAAGCGCCCCGGAAGTGTATGCCTTTATCCGGCAGAAAGGCCCGGCCGCCGTGCTCACCGTTATCAACCGGGCGGCAGCCGACCGAGCAGTGGCCCTGCCCACCGCTGCAGAAGGCACCTGGACGGATATTTTCCGGGACGAGAGGGTTCTGCTTCAGCCTAACGAAAAGCTGACGGTGCCCGCGCACGGTTGGCGGGTGCTGGCGCGCGAGTAA
- a CDS encoding alpha-amylase family glycosyl hydrolase: protein MVSLRLPLLVGLLSLLAACQSSSTSETDCAPAAPPQYTIKHPAWADSASIYEVNIRQYTPEGTFRAFEAHLPRLQQMGVGILWLMPVQPIGQLNRKGSLGSQYSIQDYRAVNPEFGTMDDLRHLVAEAHKRGMHVILDWVANHTSWDSKLAKEHPEWFTKGPQGQFVPPVADWQDVIDLDFSKPELRRYMTESMAFWVREADLDGFRCDVAGLVPMDFWTSTRQVLEKQKPVFMLAEWDELHEPPFLKKGEFNPNTGMLEKAFDATYALRMRYLLDSISRGQQPVAALDKYLQVERTRYPANTYLMYFTTSHDINSWDGTEYERLGKNALPQAVLTALLPGIPMVYSGQEAALKKRLRFFDKDTIPWNDFPLQDFYTRLLQLKKRNPALRNGDACSQFTRLASPAKTYAFLRRKGKASVLTAVNMDAQPHQLTMATLGPGVYREVFSGQVLRLGSGSRVLVPAYGYRVYERLPDPPRDGLW, encoded by the coding sequence ATGGTTTCCCTTCGTCTGCCGCTGCTGGTAGGCCTGCTGAGCTTGCTCGCAGCCTGCCAATCATCATCTACTTCTGAAACCGACTGCGCCCCGGCCGCGCCGCCGCAGTATACCATCAAGCACCCCGCCTGGGCCGATTCGGCCAGTATTTACGAGGTGAACATCCGGCAGTACACGCCGGAGGGCACCTTTCGGGCCTTTGAGGCGCACCTACCTCGCCTACAGCAAATGGGCGTAGGTATTCTGTGGCTGATGCCGGTGCAGCCCATTGGCCAACTCAACCGCAAAGGCTCGCTGGGCAGCCAGTATTCCATCCAGGACTATAGGGCCGTCAATCCGGAGTTTGGTACTATGGATGACCTCCGGCACCTGGTGGCCGAAGCCCATAAGCGGGGCATGCACGTTATTCTGGACTGGGTGGCCAACCACACCAGCTGGGACAGCAAGCTGGCAAAAGAGCACCCGGAGTGGTTTACCAAAGGCCCCCAAGGCCAGTTCGTGCCGCCCGTCGCCGACTGGCAGGACGTCATCGACCTGGATTTCTCTAAGCCCGAGCTACGCCGCTACATGACGGAAAGCATGGCCTTCTGGGTTCGCGAAGCCGACCTGGACGGGTTCCGCTGCGACGTGGCCGGCCTGGTACCCATGGATTTCTGGACCAGCACGCGCCAGGTGCTGGAAAAGCAGAAACCCGTGTTTATGCTGGCCGAGTGGGATGAGCTCCACGAGCCGCCCTTCCTGAAAAAAGGCGAGTTCAACCCCAACACCGGCATGCTGGAAAAGGCTTTCGATGCCACCTACGCCCTGCGCATGCGCTACCTGCTCGACAGCATCAGCCGGGGTCAGCAGCCGGTAGCGGCACTGGATAAGTACCTGCAGGTAGAGCGCACCCGCTACCCCGCCAATACCTACCTCATGTACTTCACCACCAGCCACGATATCAACAGCTGGGATGGCACGGAGTATGAGCGGCTGGGCAAAAACGCTCTGCCCCAGGCCGTACTCACGGCCCTGCTGCCGGGCATTCCCATGGTATACAGTGGCCAGGAAGCTGCCCTGAAAAAACGGCTGCGCTTCTTCGATAAGGATACCATTCCGTGGAACGACTTCCCGCTGCAGGATTTCTACACCCGGCTGCTGCAGCTCAAAAAACGCAACCCCGCCTTGCGCAACGGCGATGCGTGCAGCCAGTTCACCCGGCTGGCCTCGCCCGCCAAAACGTATGCTTTTCTGCGGCGCAAGGGCAAAGCCAGCGTACTGACCGCGGTGAACATGGACGCGCAGCCCCATCAGCTAACCATGGCCACGCTGGGGCCGGGCGTGTACCGGGAGGTGTTCAGCGGGCAGGTGCTCCGGCTGGGGTCAGGCTCCCGGGTGCTGGTGCCGGCCTACGGCTACCGTGTGTATGAGCGGCTGCCCGACCCACCCCGTGATGGTTTGTGGTAA
- a CDS encoding DUF983 domain-containing protein yields MQKIESTPLALLAQKCPRCHTGPLFNHSTLHLTKYADMPEACPVCGLRYEPEPGFYWGAMFISFAFSTGIMLVVGFLVYHLLNDPDVWVYILAVAVVTVLLMPFSLRYSRALMLYLFGGVHYDPHFTPTGSAGATKTL; encoded by the coding sequence ATGCAGAAGATAGAATCTACGCCCCTGGCCCTACTGGCGCAAAAATGCCCGCGTTGCCATACCGGGCCCTTGTTTAACCATAGCACGCTCCACCTCACTAAATACGCCGATATGCCCGAGGCCTGCCCCGTGTGTGGACTGCGCTACGAGCCGGAGCCCGGGTTCTACTGGGGCGCTATGTTTATCAGCTTTGCTTTCTCCACGGGCATTATGCTGGTCGTAGGCTTTCTAGTGTACCACCTGCTCAACGACCCCGACGTGTGGGTGTACATTTTAGCCGTGGCCGTAGTCACGGTGCTATTGATGCCTTTCTCTTTGCGCTACTCCCGCGCCCTGATGCTATATCTGTTTGGCGGCGTGCACTACGATCCGCACTTTACGCCTACAGGTAGTGCCGGCGCAACCAAGACGCTCTAA
- a CDS encoding AraC family transcriptional regulator, with amino-acid sequence MKNPGVPVLALDSFPQRPARQAYYLERLDRHVANFPGVSTPHSHSFYLLLYVTAGHGTHTIDLVTYALQPGSVFFMTPGQVHHWQLSPDAQGYIIFFSPDFYLFRYPGHRLFEYPFFNPLHPPVLYLTSEENELRRVVELMWEEATTPAPQQEEVMRSCLHIFLELAARHYPETGTAAPEEHPHGLQLLREFGLLINQHLKESRTVQHYADQLHISPNHLNALCRRHLGKTASRLIQERVVLEARRLLTHSTQTVAQIADALGFEDASYFGRYFRKHTNTTPEQYRKAEQQAQPAREH; translated from the coding sequence ATGAAAAATCCCGGCGTCCCGGTTCTGGCCCTTGATTCGTTTCCGCAGCGCCCGGCCCGGCAGGCCTACTACCTGGAGCGCCTGGACCGGCACGTGGCCAACTTTCCCGGAGTCAGCACGCCACACTCCCACAGTTTTTACCTGCTGCTCTACGTTACGGCGGGCCACGGCACCCATACCATTGATCTGGTGACGTATGCGCTTCAGCCGGGCAGTGTGTTTTTTATGACGCCCGGGCAGGTGCATCACTGGCAGCTTTCCCCGGATGCGCAGGGCTACATCATCTTTTTCAGTCCCGACTTCTACCTGTTCCGCTACCCCGGCCACCGGCTTTTTGAATACCCGTTTTTCAACCCGCTGCACCCACCGGTGCTCTATCTTACCAGCGAAGAAAACGAGCTGCGCCGCGTAGTGGAGCTGATGTGGGAGGAAGCCACCACACCCGCCCCGCAGCAGGAAGAAGTGATGCGCTCCTGCCTGCATATTTTCCTGGAGCTGGCGGCCCGGCACTACCCGGAAACCGGGACGGCTGCGCCGGAGGAACACCCGCACGGGCTGCAGCTGCTGCGGGAGTTTGGCCTGCTGATAAACCAGCACCTCAAGGAAAGCCGCACCGTGCAGCATTATGCCGACCAGCTGCACATCAGCCCCAACCACTTGAACGCCCTTTGCCGACGGCACCTGGGCAAAACCGCCAGCAGGCTCATTCAGGAGCGGGTGGTGCTGGAGGCCCGGCGCCTGCTCACACACTCCACCCAAACCGTGGCCCAGATAGCCGATGCGCTGGGTTTTGAAGATGCCTCCTACTTCGGGCGCTATTTCCGCAAGCACACCAACACTACCCCAGAGCAATACCGAAAGGCCGAACAGCAAGCCCAGCCCGCGCGGGAGCATTGA
- a CDS encoding phosphatase PAP2 family protein — translation MILTKLLFLLRRFLHTHWVLLALLLFSFVGPWIIFVEVAEDIWESGGFFGDKPILEFIHSYATPTLDKIALALTNAGGPPPMLTTGFVLTAGLFLWRRRTDALFFALSTGGAILLNLLVKTVFGRPRPALWDSADPGIYYSFPSGHAMGSMALAAAIGFLVWRSPWRWPIWILGGLFALGVGLSRMYLGVHYPSDVLAGWVGSLGWVGGLHILFSPAFQQLRDWWHLGEAYWQKGRDYLKRNGH, via the coding sequence ATGATTCTTACCAAACTGCTTTTTCTGCTTCGCCGTTTCCTGCACACGCATTGGGTGTTGCTGGCCCTGCTGCTGTTCAGCTTTGTGGGTCCTTGGATCATCTTTGTGGAAGTAGCCGAGGATATCTGGGAATCGGGTGGGTTTTTCGGCGACAAACCTATTCTGGAGTTTATCCACAGCTATGCTACGCCCACTTTGGATAAAATAGCCCTGGCGCTAACCAATGCTGGCGGACCGCCGCCCATGCTCACCACCGGCTTTGTACTAACGGCGGGCTTGTTTCTGTGGCGGCGCCGCACCGATGCCTTGTTTTTTGCCCTGTCCACGGGCGGGGCCATTCTGCTGAATCTGCTGGTGAAAACAGTATTTGGCCGGCCCCGGCCCGCTTTGTGGGACTCCGCAGACCCTGGTATTTATTACAGCTTTCCCAGCGGCCACGCCATGGGCTCTATGGCGCTGGCTGCGGCCATCGGCTTTCTGGTGTGGCGCAGCCCCTGGCGTTGGCCCATCTGGATTCTGGGCGGGCTGTTTGCGCTGGGGGTGGGCCTTTCGCGCATGTACCTGGGTGTGCATTATCCTTCCGATGTGCTGGCCGGCTGGGTAGGCTCCCTGGGCTGGGTGGGCGGCCTGCACATTCTGTTTTCACCTGCCTTTCAGCAGCTGCGCGACTGGTGGCACCTGGGCGAAGCATACTGGCAAAAAGGCCGGGATTACCTCAAGCGGAACGGCCATTAG
- a CDS encoding TIM-barrel domain-containing protein, translating to MLRCLRHALTLLLLSVSLAAVGQRAGGGPPTQDPFGKSEIPGRTVALGNYQSHSYAAGILTIKSTTGSTLRVRPWAEGVVRVEYFPVGQPVQEIHLVSVVQNAQLPANKNKVLPLAFADHLEWHPSYEGSSADYGIFIQKKPLRVSFRQGSELLIEEAGGALQREASAAANPGGMGVSFRLAPDEHLYGTGSRALPLDRRGRKLTLYNEAHYGYQNGEPTLNASLPSVLSSRGYMLFFDNHTAGTLDLGATEKNTLEYRGEGLSNLAYFIIAGESYAEILSRYTRLTGRQPLPPRWAMGLIQSRFGYQSEQEMYQVAGRMRREGFPLDGLVLDLYWFGGTTRQGDFQWKQPNFSDPKRMMRRLDSAGVKTILITEPYIMRTSRNDALVRRQGLVGRDKNGQPYTVESFWAGPATLLDMFRPQAREWMWKQYDRLKQDGVGGWWSDLGEPENQPADMFYDAGPTRRIHNAYGQAWASIISEGYARQYPQERLFNLGRSGWAGMQRHSVFPWSGDVSRSWGGLQAQVPIMLSMGLGGVGYMHSDAGGFAGNTADPELYTRWLQMASLGPILRPHGSGVPPEPYWYPEPYKSAVREFTHLRYELLPYLYTLAWENSMTGTPLTRPMNFGETQLRNEALLEASAEGQDSARAQNTLDAATSWSWSTKASSQWGSNQLLERQQKRFATQNKPEFTNLNDQYFLGSNLLVAPVVQPGQRRRNVVLPAGNWIDFYSHETLPGGQTVGRNAPLARIPVLVRAGAVLPLAPYVNTTARYRTDTLRVRFYADPTVKTSSFTMYEDDGKSALAQQQNAYQLIAFEGNVTARGTTLRVAVRGTYPGAPTQRTVELLIPRVAAAPAAVLLNNNAQAATTWQYDAASQSLRLRFPLGTQPVVISIPGLQLDTTPATNLAPEAVSLEAPNNRTFSGSVRLPYTLFSAGQYPLVIKNAAGEIVKTLPTETSAGSHIITWNADDQQGQPVPGGVYWAEMNGQHQRLVLLR from the coding sequence ATGCTCCGTTGCTTACGCCACGCGTTGACTTTGCTGCTGTTGTCGGTTTCTCTTGCGGCGGTGGGCCAGCGGGCAGGCGGCGGCCCACCCACGCAGGACCCATTCGGTAAAAGCGAAATTCCGGGGCGCACCGTGGCGCTGGGCAACTACCAAAGCCACTCGTATGCTGCCGGTATCCTCACTATAAAAAGCACTACAGGTAGCACGTTGCGCGTGCGCCCTTGGGCTGAGGGCGTAGTACGGGTAGAATACTTTCCGGTCGGCCAGCCCGTGCAGGAAATTCACTTGGTGAGTGTGGTGCAGAATGCACAGCTGCCAGCAAACAAGAATAAAGTATTGCCACTCGCCTTTGCCGACCACTTGGAATGGCACCCCTCTTATGAGGGCAGCAGCGCAGATTACGGCATCTTCATTCAAAAAAAACCGCTACGGGTAAGCTTCCGGCAGGGCAGCGAGCTACTAATAGAGGAAGCAGGCGGCGCTTTACAACGGGAAGCTTCTGCGGCCGCTAACCCGGGCGGCATGGGCGTCAGCTTCCGCCTCGCCCCCGACGAACACCTGTATGGCACCGGCTCCCGCGCCCTGCCCCTGGACCGACGTGGCCGAAAGCTCACCCTCTACAACGAGGCGCACTACGGCTACCAGAATGGCGAGCCTACCCTGAACGCCAGCCTACCCTCGGTACTCAGCAGCCGGGGCTACATGCTGTTTTTCGATAACCACACGGCGGGCACCCTGGACCTGGGCGCCACTGAAAAAAACACGCTGGAGTACCGCGGCGAGGGACTTTCCAATCTGGCCTACTTCATAATAGCCGGCGAATCCTATGCCGAAATTCTGAGCCGTTATACCCGGCTTACCGGCCGCCAGCCACTGCCGCCGCGCTGGGCTATGGGCCTTATTCAAAGCCGGTTTGGGTACCAGAGTGAGCAGGAAATGTATCAGGTGGCGGGCCGCATGCGGCGCGAAGGTTTCCCGCTGGATGGCCTGGTGCTGGACCTGTACTGGTTTGGCGGCACCACCCGGCAGGGCGACTTTCAGTGGAAGCAGCCCAACTTTTCTGACCCCAAACGCATGATGCGCCGCCTGGATTCCGCGGGCGTAAAAACCATCCTGATTACGGAGCCCTACATTATGCGCACCTCCCGCAACGATGCCTTGGTGCGCCGCCAGGGCCTGGTGGGGCGCGACAAGAACGGGCAGCCCTACACGGTGGAATCTTTCTGGGCCGGGCCCGCCACGCTACTGGATATGTTCCGGCCCCAGGCCCGCGAGTGGATGTGGAAGCAGTACGACCGGCTGAAGCAGGACGGTGTGGGCGGCTGGTGGAGCGACCTGGGCGAGCCGGAAAACCAGCCCGCCGATATGTTTTATGATGCCGGTCCCACGCGCCGCATTCACAATGCCTACGGGCAGGCCTGGGCCAGCATCATCAGTGAAGGCTATGCCCGGCAATACCCGCAGGAGCGCCTGTTTAACCTGGGCCGCTCGGGCTGGGCGGGCATGCAGCGCCACAGCGTATTTCCGTGGTCTGGCGATGTGAGCCGGTCCTGGGGCGGACTGCAGGCGCAGGTGCCCATTATGTTGAGCATGGGCCTGGGCGGCGTGGGCTACATGCACTCCGATGCCGGTGGCTTTGCCGGCAACACCGCCGACCCCGAACTATACACCCGCTGGCTGCAGATGGCCAGCCTGGGCCCCATTTTGCGCCCCCACGGTTCCGGCGTGCCGCCCGAGCCTTACTGGTATCCGGAGCCCTACAAAAGCGCTGTGCGCGAGTTCACCCACCTGCGCTATGAGTTGCTGCCCTACCTCTACACGCTGGCCTGGGAAAACAGCATGACCGGTACGCCACTGACGAGGCCTATGAATTTCGGGGAAACCCAGCTGCGCAATGAGGCCCTACTGGAAGCCTCCGCCGAAGGTCAAGATTCGGCCCGGGCGCAAAATACCTTAGACGCAGCAACCAGCTGGAGCTGGAGCACCAAGGCCTCCAGCCAGTGGGGCAGCAACCAGCTGCTGGAGCGGCAGCAAAAGCGCTTTGCAACTCAGAACAAACCAGAGTTCACCAACCTCAACGATCAGTATTTTCTGGGCTCCAACCTGCTGGTAGCCCCTGTTGTCCAGCCCGGCCAGCGCCGCCGCAACGTGGTGCTGCCGGCCGGTAACTGGATTGATTTTTACTCTCATGAAACCCTGCCCGGCGGCCAGACTGTGGGCCGGAATGCCCCGCTGGCCCGCATTCCGGTGCTGGTGCGCGCCGGGGCCGTTCTGCCCCTAGCGCCCTATGTAAATACCACCGCCCGCTACCGCACCGATACCCTGCGGGTGCGCTTCTACGCTGATCCTACTGTGAAGACATCCAGCTTTACGATGTATGAAGATGATGGAAAATCGGCGCTGGCGCAACAACAAAACGCATATCAGCTTATTGCTTTTGAAGGCAATGTAACTGCCCGTGGCACCACCCTGCGCGTGGCCGTACGCGGCACCTACCCCGGCGCACCCACCCAGCGTACGGTGGAGCTGCTGATTCCGCGCGTGGCCGCCGCACCGGCAGCCGTACTACTCAACAACAATGCGCAGGCGGCCACCACCTGGCAGTACGATGCCGCCTCGCAAAGCCTGCGCCTGCGCTTTCCATTGGGCACGCAGCCGGTCGTAATTTCTATTCCGGGCCTGCAGCTGGATACTACGCCCGCCACCAACTTAGCGCCTGAGGCAGTATCACTGGAAGCGCCCAACAACCGCACATTCAGCGGCAGCGTACGGCTGCCCTACACGCTGTTTTCAGCGGGGCAATATCCGCTGGTTATCAAAAACGCGGCGGGCGAAATCGTAAAAACATTACCTACAGAAACCTCTGCCGGCTCGCACATCATCACCTGGAACGCTGATGACCAGCAAGGCCAGCCGGTGCCCGGTGGGGTATATTGGGCTGAGATGAACGGGCAGCACCAGCGGCTGGTGCTACTGCGCTAA